One region of Sphingomonas abietis genomic DNA includes:
- a CDS encoding PhzF family phenazine biosynthesis protein, translating into MGGSTDKNRREPAPPVEERNVVKAIPEIHVVSVFGAGPAGGNPAPIILDADALPDSEMQAITRQYGHEAGFVLQAQEGSGCDLALRFWVPNHEVAMCGHATVGAVWLLDALGRLPTSSLSISTASGIVRATVTHEGSADRIVRVSQPVGEVQEIANPEFLAEVGSVLGLQATDLASFPVQNARTSRVKTLIPMADEGVLDRLAPDFARMEALCDRVNSTGMYPYAVVNPTLQVFAARQFPRSSGYPEDAATGIAAAALAFGLLANGLVEASDRDIVIRQGWAMGRPSEIRVNFEMKDGAVSACWIGGKVTLSDLAPDHAHDR; encoded by the coding sequence ATGGGTGGATCGACAGATAAGAACCGGCGAGAACCCGCACCGCCTGTCGAGGAGCGAAACGTTGTGAAAGCCATCCCGGAAATCCATGTCGTCAGCGTGTTTGGGGCAGGCCCTGCCGGTGGCAACCCGGCCCCGATCATTCTTGATGCCGACGCTCTGCCGGATAGCGAGATGCAGGCGATCACGCGCCAGTACGGTCACGAGGCCGGCTTCGTCTTGCAGGCGCAAGAGGGAAGCGGATGCGATCTCGCGTTGCGCTTCTGGGTGCCCAACCACGAGGTGGCGATGTGCGGCCATGCGACCGTTGGCGCGGTGTGGCTCCTCGACGCCCTGGGAAGGCTCCCGACATCTTCCCTCTCGATCTCCACGGCAAGCGGCATCGTCCGGGCGACCGTGACGCATGAAGGTTCGGCTGATCGCATCGTCCGCGTCTCCCAACCGGTCGGGGAGGTCCAGGAGATCGCCAACCCTGAATTCCTCGCGGAGGTTGGGTCGGTGCTTGGGTTGCAGGCGACTGACCTTGCATCCTTCCCGGTTCAGAACGCCCGCACGAGCCGCGTGAAGACGCTCATTCCAATGGCCGATGAAGGCGTGCTCGATCGCCTCGCACCCGATTTTGCCCGCATGGAAGCGCTGTGCGATCGGGTCAATTCGACAGGGATGTACCCCTATGCCGTCGTCAATCCGACGCTCCAGGTCTTCGCTGCGCGGCAGTTCCCCCGATCATCCGGCTATCCAGAAGACGCCGCGACCGGGATTGCGGCTGCAGCCCTAGCCTTCGGTCTCCTTGCCAACGGGCTCGTCGAGGCCTCCGACCGAGACATCGTCATCCGGCAGGGCTGGGCGATGGGGCGGCCCTCCGAGATCCGGGTCAACTTTGAGATGAAGGATGGAGCGGTCTCGGCCTGCTGGATCGGCGGCAAGGTGACGCTGTCCGATCTCGCACCGGATCACGCTCATGATCGCTAA
- a CDS encoding RidA family protein, producing the protein MIAKHLAALGWALPDPPEPRGLYSPIQQHAGLVYVSGQLSRSAEGIIQGPATPETDPTTYAAAGKACLARALAAVQQSIDLDCLERPIFLRGYVFASASFTRHSAVLDHVSGPLAQLFPGLPPPARSAIGVASLPDGGLLEIEVIFALRT; encoded by the coding sequence ATGATCGCTAAGCACCTCGCCGCCCTTGGATGGGCGCTGCCTGACCCTCCAGAGCCGCGCGGCCTTTATTCGCCCATCCAGCAGCATGCCGGCCTCGTCTATGTCAGCGGGCAGCTGTCCAGATCCGCGGAAGGGATCATCCAGGGACCGGCCACGCCCGAGACTGATCCGACGACATATGCCGCCGCGGGCAAGGCCTGTCTCGCGCGTGCTCTGGCAGCGGTCCAGCAAAGCATCGATCTCGATTGTCTCGAGAGGCCTATCTTCCTGCGCGGCTATGTGTTCGCCTCAGCCAGCTTCACGCGCCATTCGGCGGTGCTGGACCACGTATCCGGGCCACTCGCGCAGCTTTTTCCGGGCCTGCCGCCGCCTGCCCGCTCGGCGATCGGTGTCGCCAGTCTGCCCGACGGCGGACTCCTCGAGATCGAAGTGATCTTCGCCCTGCGCACCTAG
- a CDS encoding MaoC family dehydratase, with the protein MTFAFDPTDWHVVPERLFAELKVGEIFRAPSRTLTDAHASAFQTVSCDNHPIHYDVGYAKRFGHSAPVVHGLQVLAFTAPGATLLPHNFGSIFIAFTELSAKFVKEVHAGDTLYSALEIVSLTPMGDRGEVKTDVTVHNQDGDLVLKGSHTYLLRTA; encoded by the coding sequence ATGACCTTCGCGTTCGATCCCACCGATTGGCACGTGGTGCCGGAACGCCTTTTCGCAGAGCTCAAGGTCGGCGAGATCTTCCGCGCTCCGAGCCGGACGCTCACCGACGCCCACGCCTCGGCATTCCAGACCGTGTCCTGCGACAATCATCCAATTCACTATGATGTCGGATACGCCAAGCGGTTCGGCCATTCCGCTCCGGTCGTTCATGGTCTTCAGGTTCTCGCCTTTACCGCCCCTGGCGCGACGCTCCTTCCGCACAATTTCGGATCGATCTTCATCGCGTTTACGGAACTCTCGGCGAAGTTCGTCAAGGAAGTGCATGCAGGGGACACCCTCTATTCCGCGCTCGAAATCGTCTCGCTCACGCCGATGGGCGATCGCGGCGAAGTGAAGACCGATGTTACGGTGCATAATCAGGATGGTGACCTCGTCCTGAAGGGCAGCCACACCTACCTCTTGCGGACAGCATAG
- a CDS encoding hydrolase, which translates to MTATDLLTPDDCVVLLVDEQAGLAFATGSGDRQQLRSNAIALARTARAFDVPVIVSTSASKVYSGPLMPPLRAVLPDLTPIERRNMNVWEDEAARGALVATGRKTIVVAGLLTEACVSFPVLSALAEGYAVRVVADACGGLTPESHSAALRRMEQAGAVLTSWLQFLLELQRDWTRHDTYEAARSIVVDHGGGYGIGLDYARDMIHPA; encoded by the coding sequence ATGACCGCGACTGACCTTCTGACTCCTGACGACTGTGTGGTGCTCCTGGTCGACGAACAGGCTGGATTGGCCTTCGCCACCGGTTCGGGTGACCGCCAGCAGCTGCGCAGCAATGCGATCGCGCTCGCCCGCACGGCGCGCGCCTTCGACGTCCCGGTGATCGTCAGCACCTCGGCGTCCAAGGTCTATAGCGGTCCGCTCATGCCGCCATTGCGCGCGGTGTTGCCGGACCTTACGCCTATCGAGCGCCGGAACATGAATGTCTGGGAGGATGAGGCGGCGCGCGGCGCGTTGGTCGCCACGGGACGAAAGACCATCGTCGTTGCCGGTCTGCTGACCGAGGCCTGTGTCAGCTTTCCGGTGCTCTCGGCCCTGGCCGAGGGCTATGCCGTTCGGGTGGTCGCCGACGCCTGTGGGGGCCTGACCCCGGAAAGCCACAGCGCCGCGCTGCGCCGGATGGAGCAGGCCGGCGCCGTGCTAACCTCTTGGCTCCAATTTCTGCTGGAGCTGCAGCGCGATTGGACCCGACACGACACCTATGAGGCTGCACGCAGTATCGTGGTCGATCACGGTGGTGGCTACGGGATCGGGCTCGATTACGCCCGGGATATGATCCACCCCGCCTGA